DNA from Quercus lobata isolate SW786 chromosome 1, ValleyOak3.0 Primary Assembly, whole genome shotgun sequence:
gttatttatttataagtttgaCAGGAACATTACAACTAtgtcatagttttttttttttttttttttttttttttaatacgatagaattttgaattttcacgtATAACATCCACTTCATAGTGATTATTCTTCATTATCAGACTAAAATATCAACAAATTCATAGTATACACAGAGTTCGAATCCTGACTTTATTAACACCAATCTTcaaaagaagatatatatatatatatatatatatacacgtagCAAAAATCACGTATCAAAATTGTTATGGTGATTCTAACAAGTCATCTAGCGTTATATAAGATTATTTGTGGGttttaattagctcaactgataaagttgttgatggttaaataagaaatcTAGAGTTCAATTtccgtctacaccaaaaaccaattaatgtctttttctgataataaaaaactattatcaggagcggacaccataggttgaaactctctataatatatatatatatatatatatattagagagtTCCAACCTTTGGTGTCATATAAAAGATTAGTTATTGCATACTAGATCTCAATAATTGAGATAAGGTTTGGTTGAATTTATAACACACAatttagtagaattttttttatatatacaaatatgtCTATCGATTTTTTTAGTTACTACTAAATTACAGAATAAATATAAGATATAATATTCAAATGTCAAAGTATTTCCAGAATCTACTCATTATTCTTCCCACCTCCTAGAATTACGTAACTACTGGGCAATAGATCGATTACAGCTCATATAAAGACTATATGACTTTCTGAACTTCATAATTCTAACTTAGACTTATTCCAATGCATGCACATGGGGAGTACTTGACCGGTTGACCTTTCCCAATATATAGTGGTATAAGTCGGAGTTCACAAGGCAGAGATATCcaaagggcaagaaaatttattGTAGTTTTTGCTTCCTATCCCCAATGGCTTATTTCTTTGAgatgaataataaattttttatacttgcTACATTCATGCTTCTTGGGTTGTTCATGTCCTCCCTAGAAAAAATAGGTATGTTTATTGGgccttatttatttgtttttatcaatGTACGTACCATTTATCATCATTTCATGTAGCTAAAAATTAGAGGTATGCATGGGACGTATTTGGTTGGGTTTAAGGTATTTTTCAACCTAAAATGGTCTCTTTGAGTTGAGAAATCTTTAACCCAACCCAATGCAACTTGTatgggttggattgggtttaGTCGCCAAGTTGACATTAGTTTGTCAAGTTTAATGTATCAACTTACAAATCTTAGCCCCAAATTTTTAGTGTCAGTTATGAATCCTCAGCATATTAGTTAAGGACTGTCATATGCATTCTTTTTCggctttttattttatccaAATCATACTCTCGGCTACTTCTTTAATTAACAAGCCCTTTTTTAAAGGAAGAACCTCATATTTGGTAGTATATTTCCATGCATTTTCACTTATCAAtcaaacattttcattttagccttgctcattttatgaatatgttgcttcttaatatgcatagttagtcttatgaaagttttacaaaattttctcttGGACCTAATATGTATTCTAGGATCACACCCTTTTCAATCTCTCAATCTTTATGAATTATTAATTCAAGATATCAAAAGCTTTCTCTCTTTAGTATCTCTTGGCCATTGAGCCTTaccactacttttttttttcttttttctttttttttcttttttctttttacttttgctAAATCTACATGTCATATCCTTGAGTCCTACATAATTAAAAGTCTTTAGATTCTAGTGTGTCCTGCCAAATTTTTAACTTAGCATTAATTCTTCTAATTTCATCtaccaaaatagaaataaatctttcatttaattattaaagCTTATTATTCAATAAATGATTACAATTCACACAATTGAACATAATATTCTAATTTTATCAAAACTGAGTAtcaaactataaaataaatatcaagctaacatatttaaaaatacatatattatattattatttaaactataaagtataaactacACAAGTTGGGTTTATGGTATAATTTGAAAAACCTTTGACTCGTACCTTACCCATTTGGTAATGTGGTAGGGTTTAAGTCAAACCGATGTTGGTCtttaattagaatttgtttTATCTGTTTTAGGTATTTTAATAGGTTCATGGAGTTTCTTTTGTAAACATGTCCGATTAGGATGAGATTGTACATATCAAGACAACTCaagttttaataataataaaaaaggcaCAATTATCCATATTCACGTACCCAACATATATTACATTTTGTCTGTTCTTAGGGAAAACCAATATATTAATTAGGTAAACATTATTGTAAAAAGAAACTATTGAGTAGGTGAGAATAAAAAACTGCAATAAGTTCTTTAACTTACCAAAATTTGGGCACCTCACCTTACTATTTAACTTTAAGCATTCCAAACTTTATTAGATTTTAACCAAAATTCTAGCAGTGtaaattatatgaattttatcttgtctttgaaaactaaaaatatgaattttgtcctgttgttgaaaactaaaaaatcttGGTTCAATTTGATGCAGGTGCACAACCTTAGGTGTTTGCTATGGACAAATAGGAGACAATTTACCACCTGAACAGGAAGTTATAAATCTTTTTCGAACAAATGGCATAGGAAAAATGCGAATTTATGGTCCAAATCCAGCAATCTTGGAGGCCCTTAGAGGATCCAACATAGAACTGATCCTGGATGTCACTAATGATAAACTTCAAGCCCTTTCTGATGCTGCAACTGCAAATGATTGGGTCCGGCAAAATGTACTGAACTACCCAGATGTCACATATAGGTACATCGCTGTTGGGAATGAAATAAAGCCTAATGATGGAAGGGCCCAATATGTTGTACCAGCCATGCAGAACATTCACAATGCAATTGTCTCAGCCAATTTACAAGACCAGATTAAGGTTTCAACTTCAATAGATATGTCACTGTTGGGCAATTCATACCCTCCATCAGCAGGCTCATTTAGTGACAGTGCAAGTTCATACATGGCCTCAGTCGTTACCTTCCTAGCAAACAATGGGGCACCACTTCTTGCCAATGTGTACCCATACTTTAGCTACATTGGTAACTCACAAAGCATCAGTTTAGACTATGCCTTATTAAGATCACCAGGGGTTGTGGTACAAGATGGTGAGTATGGATACCAAAATCTCTTTGATGCAATCTTGGATGCTCTCTATTCTGCCCTTGAGAAATCAGGTGGTTCCAATGTGAAGATTGTTGTATCAGAGAGTGGTTGGCCATCTGAGGGTCATGCTGCTGCAACAATTGATAATGCTGCCACTTACTACCAGAATTTGATCAATCATGTGAACAGTGGGACTCCCAAGAGGCCTGGACAAGCTATACAGACTTATTTGTTTGCTATGtttgatgaaaacaaaaaaggccCTGAGGAAACTGAGCGACATTTTGGTCTCTTCCACCCTGATAAACAGCCAAAATACTAAATCAGATTCAATTAGAAgagtaattgttttttttgggtaaaatttatacagtttttctttgaaaataatCTTGTCCCTTTGTTAACCCGGCAAGTATAACATGGGATTATTTCTGTTAGAATAAGTTGATGATGCCATATTATTTATAGCCTATTGGTGCTAATGCTATAAAATGTAATTCAAATTGTCTTAATTAACATGCTTATTAACTGTCTCTAGCTTCTTCATTTCAATTCCTTTTCATTTGTTTCTATAGTTACATGCACTTTCATATTATATACCATTGatctcaaattttgttttacagTAATTATACACAATTAATTTGTTTAGCATTAACAGAAAAGGACTTTCTAATCAAAAGTCATGTAGCTCTACTGGCATTTCTTAATATTTCTAACGAAGATATctaggttcaaatcccccctccctCAATTATGGAATTAtccacacaaaaataaataaataaataaataaaaaataaataaaaatgcctTCTAAGgttcaagaaaattataaggTTGCAGAACCTTATATCAATATATCAGACGCATACACATTCTTTCTAAACCAATTTAGTTATAACATTACAGTAGACACACCATGTTTACCTAATTGATAGCAGCTTTTGTTACTGACTCACTGTGGTCTTCAAGGATACATAAACAGAATTATACTGCTGGCTACTCTGTCAATATGGTCGGTCCAAAATCTATAGGGGATGTCCTAGTATTATTATCTGATCTTGAACACTTGTTAAGCCTCTTTTCAGTATTCATGGTTACAGATTGGATTATTTCTTTAAACCTAATGCTTTATTTGATCTTCCACTGTGGACGTCTCTATTTGTTCACCGCtaaataaacttttaaattgAATTATTGGTAAACCACAATCGAAGCAATGATTAAAAGCTGGCCTTCGGGACATTCGATGAGAGAATAACATATTCTTCCCTTTGCATGAATAACAATCCTGGCTGCAATGGCCATAATCATGAAAAACTTGCTCTAGGCCTCGTTACATATTTTTGGTGACTCACTTGTGCCCTATATTCTCTTAATGCCTTAGCAGAATAAGGGTCTTCACTATAGTCATAATAAATTGGTTATAGgccattttcccttttttttgctgaatattcgcccccccccccccccttcttctTTAAGCCGTAAGCATGACTctactaatctatatataaaaattatacatacatacgtacatatatgtatatatttatttatttatttattttgcttaaatgtATAATCAATCTTaatgcaattcatttaaaagtgACGACgttaaaac
Protein-coding regions in this window:
- the LOC115957303 gene encoding glucan endo-1,3-beta-glucosidase-like, encoding MRIYGPNPAILEALRGSNIELILDVTNDKLQALSDAATANDWVRQNVLNYPDVTYRYIAVGNEIKPNDGRAQYVVPAMQNIHNAIVSANLQDQIKVSTSIDMSLLGNSYPPSAGSFSDSASSYMASVVTFLANNGAPLLANVYPYFSYIGNSQSISLDYALLRSPGVVVQDGEYGYQNLFDAILDALYSALEKSGGSNVKIVVSESGWPSEGHAAATIDNAATYYQNLINHVNSGTPKRPGQAIQTYLFAMFDENKKGPEETERHFGLFHPDKQPKY